A single genomic interval of Lathyrus oleraceus cultivar Zhongwan6 chromosome 7, CAAS_Psat_ZW6_1.0, whole genome shotgun sequence harbors:
- the LOC127101577 gene encoding uncharacterized protein LOC127101577, which yields MASRAILRRRSNFIHQYSNASGASISSFHSPQRSFTTKPNTPQSNGTNEISRYKEELFNFSPVLGQFVRGFASAGFRGDFTRLRLNESLGVRWLSQSSAAAAKKDEAVSDDVVGKKRKEASPEECDQAVEGLTTAKAKAAMAKRSQESQKVVQSVLQRVRAVFLGIGPALRAVASMSREDWAKKLVHWKGEFISTLQHYWLGCKLLWADVRISSRLLLKLANGKNLSRRERQQLTRTTADIFRLVPVAVFIIVPFMEFLLPVFLKVFPNMLPSTFQDKMKEQEALKRRLKARIEYARFLQDTVKEMAKEVQNSRSGELKKTAEDLDGFLNMIRRGSSVSNEEILGFAKLFNDELTLDNINRPRLVNMCKYMGINPFGTDAYLRYMLRKRLQSIKEDDKLIQEEGVDSLSEAELREDCRERGMLGLLSVEEMRQQLRDWLDLSLNHSVPSSLLILSRAFTVAGKLKPEEAVQATISSLPDEVVDTIQVTSLPSEDSVSERRRKLEFLEMQEERIKKEEEKEGVDQARVEADSSQEDKALNEMNISTAKEAHQLARNRAVENKEQLCEISRALAVLSSASSVSTEREDFLRLVNKEIELYNSMVEKEGSNGEKDAFKAYKAAHEHAAESDDDGDKVSSSLIERVDAMLQNLEKEIDDVDAKIGDRWRLLDRDYDGKVTPEEVALAAMYLKDTLGKEGIQELVSNLSKDKDGKILVEDIVKLGGWREDGHTAEDERP from the exons ATGGCTTCGAGAGCGATTTTAAGAAGAAGAAGCAATTTCATTCATCAATACTCTAACGCTTCGGGAGCTTCGATTTCATCTTTTCACTCTCCGCAACGTTCTTTCACTACAAAACCTAACACTCCTCAATCAAACGGTACCAATGAAATTTCACGCTACAAAGAGGAGTTATTCAATTTTTCTCCTGTTTTGGGGCAATTCGTCCGTGGATTCGCGAGCGCGGGTTTCCGTGGCGATTTTACGAGATTGAGATTGAATGAGTCCTTAGGTGTGAGGTGGTTGTCGCAGTCGTCGGCGGCTGCTGCGAAGAAAGACGAGGCGGTGAGTGATGATGTGGTTGGGAAGAAGCGGAAAGAAGCTTCTCCGGAGGAATGTGATCAGGCGGTTGAAGGTTTAACCACTGCGAAAGCTAAAGCCGCAATGGCGAAGCGTTCGCAGGAGTCTCAGAAAGTTGTGCAGAGTGTTTTGCAGCGTGTTCGGGCTGTGTTTTTGGGGATTGGTCCGGCTTTGAGAGCGGTTGCTTCCATGAGTAG AGAGGACTGGGCCAAAAAACTTGTTCATTGGAAAGGGGAGTTCATATCGACGTTGCAGCATTACTGGTTGGGTTGCAAACTGCTGTGGGCTGATGTGAGAATCAGTTCCAGGTTGTTGTTGAAGCTTGCTAATGGAAAGAATCTCTCTAGAAGGGAGAGACAGCAACTGACACGGACTACTGCAGATATCTTCAGGCTAGTTCCTGTCGCTGTTTTCATTATTGTCCCCTTTATGGAATTCCTCTTGCCAGTGTTTCTTAAGGTGTTCCCCAACATGTTACCATCAACATTTCAGGACAAGATGAAAGAACAG GAAGCATTGAAACGGAGACTCAAGGCAAGAATAGAGTATGCAAGATTCCTCCAAGATACAGTCAAAGAAATGGCAAAAGAAGTTCAAAACTCCCGTAGTGGAGAACTAAAGAAAACAGCTGAAGATCTTGATGGTTTTTTAAACATG ATTAGAAGGGGTTCAAGTGTCTCTAATGAGGAAATTCTGGGCTTTGCTAAGTTGTTTAATGACGAGCTTACTCTAGATAATATAAACAG GCCCCGATTAGTAAATATGTGCAAGTACATGGGCATCAACCCTTTTGGCACTGATGCATACTTACGATATATGCTAAGGAAACGTTTACAGAG CATTAAGGAGGATGATAAGTTGATTCAAGAAGAAGGTGTAGATTCTCTTTCAGAAGCTGAACTCCGGGAAGATTGTAGAGAGCGAGGCATGCTTGGTTTGCTTTCTGTTGAAGAAATGCGCCAACAG CTTCGAGATTGGTTGGACTTATCTTTGAATCACTCTGTACCATCATCTCTTTTGATACTTTCAAG GGCATTTACTGTTGCTGGGAAATTGAAACCAGAAGAAGCTGTACAGGCTACAATTTCTTCTCTCCCTGATGAGGTTGTAGATACTATACAAGTCACATCTTTACCTTCTGAGGATTCTGTCTCAGAAAGGCGGAGGAAACTGGAGTTCCTTGAAATGCAGGAAGAACGTATTAAG AAGGAGGAAGAAAAAGAAGGGGTGGATCAAGCAAGAGTTGAGGCGGATTCTAGTCAAGAAGACAAGGCTTTGAACGAGATGAATATTTCAACAGCAAAAGAAGCACATCAACTCGCTAGAAACAGAGCAGTGGAAAATAAAGAGCAGCTATGTGAAATTAGTCGTGCATTAGCTGTTTTATCTTCTGCATCG TCTGTAAGTACAGAGCGTGAAGATTTTCTAAGGCTAGTTAATAAAGAG ATAGAACTCTATAACAGCATGGTAGAAAAGGAGGGTTCAAATGGTGAAAAAGATGCCTTTAAGGCATATAAAGCTGCACATGAGCATGCTGCAGAGTCGGATGATGACGGGGATAAAGTGTCATCCTCACTCATAGAAAGA GTTGATGCAATGCTCCAAAATCTTGAAAAGGAAATAGATGATGTGGATGCCAAAATCGGTGACCGATGGAGGCTGCTGGATAG AGATTATGATGGAAAAGTTACTCCTGAGGAGGTAGCATTGGCTGCAATGTACTTGAAGGATACATTGGGTAAAGAAGGCATCCAAGAACTTGTCAGCAATCTTTCCAAAGATAAAG ATGGGAAAATACTAGTCGAGGACATTGTTAAATTGGGCGGTTGGAGAGAAGATGGTCATACAGCTGAAGACGAGAGACCATGA
- the LOC127101578 gene encoding flavonol 7-O-beta-glucosyltransferase UGT74F1, with protein MEERKCSNMHVLMVPYPSQGHINPMLQFSKRLSTKGVKVTMVTTIFISKTMHLKSSSSLPSSLQFDFISDGYDQGGFYQVGNISTYLSHMKTIGSKNLKELIQKHNSSDYPIDCVVYDPLVQWVLDVAKEFDLLGVAFFTQMVAVNYIYYYVYHGLLKLPISSLPISIPGLPLLEMKDTPSFVNHPEFYPAYYELVMNQFCNIHKADIILVNSFYKLEDRAADSMSKVCPILTIGPAVPSFYLDKGVPNDKENDLNLFELDSSAIDWVKSKGDRSVIYVSFGSMVCFSIEQMKEIALGLLASGSNFFWVIPNMEKKSISKELVEEIASSGKGLIVNWIPQLEVLSNKAIGCFLTHCGWNSTLEALCLGVPMIGIPQWTDQPLNAKFVEDVWKVGIRVVVNENGIVAREEIVRCIREVLENDVGREMRVHAKKWRELAVEAVSHGGTSDNNINEFVNKLKRF; from the exons ATGGAAGAGAGAAAGTGTAGTAATATGCATGTTTTAATGGTTCCATATCCAAGCCAAGGTCACATAAACCCAATGCTTCAATTTAGCAAACGTTTAAGCACAAAAGGAGTTAAAGTCACAATGGTTACAACCATTTTCATCTCCAAAACCATGCATCTGAAATCATCATCATCCTTACCTTCCTCTCTTCAATTTGATTTCATATCTGATGGATATGACCAAGGTGGCTTTTATCAAGTTGGCAACATATCAACCTATCTATCTCACATGAAAACCATTGGTTCCAAGAATTTGAAGGAACTCATTCAAAAACACAATAGTTCTGATTACCCTATAGATTGTGTGGTTTATGACCCTTTGGTTCAATGGGTTTTGGATGTAGCTAAAGAATTTGATTTACTAGGAGTTGCTTTTTTCACTCAAATGGTTGCTGTTAATTACATATATTATTATGTTTATCATGGACTTTTGAAGCTTCCAATTTCTTCATTGCCAATTTCTATTCCAGGGCTTCCTTTGCTTGAGATGAAAGACACACCATCCTTTGTTAATCATCCTGAATTCTATCCTGCTTACTATGAATTGGTCATGAATCAATTTTGTAACATCCATAAAGCAGATATCATCCTTGTCAATTCCTTCTACAAGCTTGAGGACCGG GCTGCAGATTCTATGTCGAAGGTATGTCCAATATTGACAATAGGGCCAGCAGTTCCATCATTCTACTTGGACAAAGGAGTTCCAAATGACAAAGAGAATGATTTGAATCTCTTTGAATTAGATTCATCAGCCATTGATTGGGTGAAATCAAAGGGtgataggtcagttatttatgTATCATTTGGTAGCATGGTATGTTTTAGCATAGAACAAATGAAGGAAATAGCATTAGGGTTATTAGCAAGTGGTTCAAATTTCTTTTGGGTGATTCCTAATATGGAGAAAAAGAGTATCTCAAAAGAGTTGGTTGAGGAAATTGCTTCAAGTGGAAAAGGGTTGATAGTGAATTGGATACCACAATTGGAAGTGTTGTCAAACAAAGCTATTGGttgttttttaacacattgtgGATGGAATTCAACACTTGAAGCATTGTGTTTGGGAGTGCCTATGATTGGGATTCCACAATGGACTGATCAGCCTTTGAATGCTAAGTTTGTGGAAGATGTGTGGAAAGTGGGAATTAGGGTTGTGGTGAATGAGAATGGGATTGTGGCAAGAGAAGAGATTGTGAGATGCATTAGGGAAGTGTTGGAAAATGATGTTGGGAGAGAAATGAGGGTTCATGCTAAGAAATGGAGAGAATTGGCTGTAGAAGCTGTAAGTCATGGTGGTACTTCAGATAACAATATCAATGAATTTGTAAATAAGTTGAAGAGATTTTGA